The Streptomyces sp. NBC_01463 DNA window AGAAGGGTAATGTTCTAGCCACTTGGTTTTCAGTGGAGGTTAAGATCCAGGAAAGAATGATAAAAAATCATTTGAAGGAGCTCGGCGAATTGCATGACATGCATGTCATGCAAATTTCTCGAGCGAAGCACATATTGTCCCACGGGGAAACCCGGTAAGCGTGTTGGTAAAATCTCTGCATAAAGCTATAGAGGGGATGGGCGCTTCCTTTCACCGAAGCGCCCATCCCCTCTGCAGCGGACTAGAACAGGTGGCACTTAGTTTCGTAGTCAAAAACGATTGAAGCGTTCTCGTTGTACGTGGCGATTAGCTTGGGTGCGCCGTGATTCCGATACATCATGTCACACGGACCGCCGTAGTTACTGTTGAAGTGTATCTTGACGTAATTCCAGCCGATGGTAGTGTCTTTAGTTCCGAAAAACTTTGCCGACGCTGCATTATTCTTTACGGCTTGGCCTGAACCGGCGCTTCCGCCTCCAAACTTATAACCGGCAAGGTCGGGAATGTTTTGATCCCAAACGGAGAATTTCCCATTCGCGTACTCGCTGTTATAGTAGAGGCTGATGCATCCCGTCTTGTAAGTGGCGCTGCAGTTCGTCCCTGTTCCTGCAAACGAGGGTGTAGCGAAGGAAATCGCTGCCGTAGCAGCCAGAGCACTTACCCCGATTGCTTTGAATTTCAGAGCGGTGCGCAAAGTGTGACCTCCCGGTTGATTACCTGTAAGTGAATCTTAGCAGGAGCGCGACTAGCTTTGTGGAGTAATCCCGTTGTTCTCTGCGGTTAAGTGTGACGCTTCTTTACGGGCTATTTCGGGTTGTGTGGTGAAGTTTCCGAAGAGTCCAGGGGGCGAGCCTGCGGCGTCGTTGGGTTTGGCTCGTTTCGCCTGCTGGACAAGGGTGTTGCGCCAGAGGTGGGACGTAGCAGGCGCCGTTGTCGGTCAGTACGCGTTCGACGCTGATCCCGGCCCGGGCGAAGAAGGCGTGAGCGCGTTGCCAGAAGCCGACGGCGGTTTCCTTCTTCTCATCGGTGAGGATCTCGCTGTAGGCGAGGCGGGAGTGGTCGTCGATGGCGTTGTGGATGTAGCTGTAGCCGACGCCGGAGCGGGTCTTGCTGCCGGCCGTGCGTCCGAGGGTCTTGTGGCCGCCGCCGTCGGGGATGTTGCCGAGCTTCTTGATGTCCACGTGCACCAGTTCGCCGGGCTTCTCGCGTTCGTAGCGGCGTATGACACGGCCCGTGCCACGGTCCAGATGGGCCAGGCGGGCGAGGCGGTAACGGATCAGGACGCGGTGGACGGTGGCGGGATTCAGCCCGAGGAGGTAGGCGATGCGGGCCGGTCCCCATCGGCGCAGTACACGGACCTTGATGATCCGGCGCTCGGTGCGGGCCGGTGTCCGGCGTGGACTGCGGTGCGGGCGCGAGGACCGGTCGGCCATGCCCGCCTCGCCCAGTTCGCGGTAGCGGCGGGCCCACCGTTGAGCCGTGGTGGGTGAGACCTGGAAGCGGCCGGCGGCCCGCCGCGGGGGCCAGCCGTTCTCGACGACGCAGCGGGCCAGACGCAGGCGTCCGGTCTCGGTCAGGGGTGCATTACGGTGGGGCATGAGGGCCTTCTGATCGTTCCGTGTAGATGTCGCAATCCACACCGAACCCGGAAGGCCCTCACTCGTTCAAGATCACCCCACCGTGAAACCTGTCACCAACCTCCGTGGACAGAACAGCTAGTCCTGCCTGCCGGCCGACCCCGGGTCCTCGCCAAGGCCCCCGCCGAACGGGCCGTCGTTGCTGCTGCTGCCGCTTCCGCTCGTTCCGCTGCCGCCGGAGCGCTGCGCGACCAGTGCGTCGCGGATCTCCTTGAGGACCTCCAGCTCGCTCACCTCCATCGTCTCCTGCACGCCCTCCTTCGCCGCCTGCATGGCGGCCCGCCTGGCGAGGTACTTCGCCATCGGGAGCACCATCAGGAAGTAGACGACGGCGGCGGTGATCAGGAAGCTGAGGGTGGCGCTGAGCACCGAACCCCACAGGATCCGGATGCCCTCGGTCACCTCGCCCGTCTTGGGGTCCGTCACACAGGGGCCCTTGAGGCAGGAGCTGTAGCTCTCCAGGTCCTTGCTGCCGAACGCGCCGACGAGCGGATTGATGACGCCCTTCACGATCGCGTTCACGATGTTCGTGAACGCGGCGCCGATGACGACGGCGATCGCCAGATCGATCACGTTGCCGCGCATCAGGAAGGCCTTGAAGCCGTCCAGCAGACTGACCTTTTTCTTCTCGCTCACGCGGGAGCCGTCCTTCGTGTGTGCCGTAAGGGGAGCAAACTGTTCCGCAACTTACGGCAGCACAAGGGGGATCCACCCCATTCACGGCTGATGTCAGGTGACGTGATGGTTCGTCAGTACGAATCAACACAGGATCACCGCAAGTCCGGCAGACGTTCCCGCCCCGGTCAGGGCCGCCGCCGTCGACCGCGGCACCGACAGCACGATCAGCGCCCCGCTCTCCACCGATGCCCCGGCCGGCGCCGACGGCACCCGGTCCACCCGTGCCCCCTCGGCGAGCACCCGGCCGTCGGCCCCCGCGGTGCCGGCAGCGACCACATCGACCCGGTCTCCCGGCCGCAGCAGCCGGACGGTCTCCGCGTCGGCGATCCGGACGGGCGCGGACACCAGCCGGTCCTGCGGCGAGGCCCGCTCCGCCGCCGCACCGGTCGCCTCCGCACCCCCGTGCCCGCCGCCGGCCCCGTCGTCGCCCCCGCTCCCGCCCCCGCCGAGCCCCGAGGCGGCCAGCGCGGCAGCCGTCAGCGCCAGCCCCGCCGCCATCGCCCGCCGCTGCCGCCACACCGCCCTCCGCAGCCGGTGCCCACTGCCCCCGCGCACCCGCAGCGGAGGGAAGAGCGGCACCCCGCAGGGCGGCGGTGGGGCGGGAGGGGGTGGAGACGCGGACGCCGGAGAGGGAGAGGAAGAGCGGGAGGGAGAGGGAGAGCCGTACGAGGACATGGCAAACACCGCCTGCGGTCAGGGAGTTCAGCGAACGGGGAAATCGGAGGAACCGAAGTGTGGTGTCCGGTCGGAGAGGACCGGCCGGACACCACTCACGATCCACCACCCGCGCGTTTCCCGCTGAGCCCTGTGGACGACTCGGGCGATGGGGAAAACTCCCTCACCCTGTGGGGCGGTCCGGAAACCGCAACGGTCACCCGGAGACGGTTCAACCGCCACCCGAGCCGCCCCACGACCGCCCTACGGCAGCTCGATCCCCGTGTCGATCCCGTCGAGCGCGTGGGCACACGCGCAGTCGCGGTCCGCCTCCGCGGGCAGCTCGGCGACCGCCTCGAAGAGCACCGAACGCAGCCGGGAGACATTGTCCGCGAACACCTTGAGCACCTCTTCGTGGGAGACGCCCTCGCCCGCCTCCGCGCCCGCGTCCAGGTCCGTCACCAGCGTCATCGTGGTGTAGCAGAGCCCCAGTTCACGGGCGAGCACGGCCTCGGGGTGTCCCGTCATCCCGACCACCGACCAGCCCATCGCCGCGTGCCAGCGCGATTCGGCGCGGGTGGAGAAGCGGGGGCCCTCGACGACCACCAGCGTGCCGCCGTCCACCGCCTCCCAGCCCTTCGCGCGCGCCGCCGTGAGGGCGGCCCTGCGCCCCGCGGGGCAGTACGGGTCGGCGAAGCCCAGGTGCACCACGTTCGGGACCACGCCGTCCGCCCGGGTCTCCCCGTCGTAGAACGTCTGGACGCGTGCCTTCGTACGGTCGACCAGCTGGTCGGGTACGAGCAGCGTCCCCGGCCCGTACTCCGGGCGCAGTCCGCCCACCGCGCACGGGCCGAGCACCTGGCGTACGCCGACCGAGCGCAGCGCCCAGAGGTTGGCCCGGTAGTTGATGCGGTGCGGCGGCACATGGTGGCCGCGTCCGTGGCGGGGGAGGAAGGCGACCCGGCGGCCGCCGATCTCGCCGAGGAAGACGGAGTCGCTCGGCGCTCCGTAAGGGGTCTCGACGCGCACCTCGGTGACGTCCTCCAGGAAGGAGTAGAGCCCCGAACCACCGATCACGCCGATCTCTGCCGTACCGCTCTCCGCGTTCACCATGCGATCACAGTAGCGGGGGCGGGAAACGCCGAGGACCCCGCCGAGTGGATCAGCGGGGTCCCGGTGAAGAGGCCTTGCGGGCGCGCCGGATGAAGAACGGACGCACCGGTCGGAGAACGGCTGAGCGGCTCAGGCCGCCGACGAACCGCTCGACGACGAAGAGGACGACGACGAGGACGACGTCGTGGAGGAGCTCGACGAACCGGAGGAGGACGTCGACGACGAGGCCGACGACTTCGCGTCCGACCCGGACGAGGACGACGATCCGGAACCGGACGCCTTCGCAGCGGCCGGCGCCGGCGTGCTGCTCGACGAGGAACCGCGGCTGTCGTTCCGGTAGAAACCGGATCCCTTGAAGACAATGCCGACCGCCGAGAACACCTTCTTCAGGCGTCCGTCGCAGCTCGGGCACACCGTCAGGGCGTCATCGGTGAACTTCTGCACCGCTTCGAGGCCCTCGCCACACTCGGTGCACTGGTACTGATAGGTCGGCACTTGTTCCTCCTGGCACTCTGACTCAATGAGTGCTAACGACGCTCCATACTGACGTATTCCGCTGGATCAGTCCACCGTGACGGGTCCGCGGTGACCGATCCCACGTGCCACGGTGCGTCCCTGCACCCTCGGCGTCAGCCGGGAACGCAGGCCCACCAGGGTCACCAGCGCCAGCACCGTACCCACCAGAGGCACCAGGAATCCGGTGCTCGCGCCGTGGGCGTCCGCGAGTTGTCCGGCCACCGTGACGGCGCCCGCCTGGCCGAGCGCGACCGCGCCCGTCAGCCAGGTGAACGCCTCGGTCCGCACGGAGTCGGGGACCAGCGCCTCGACCAGGGTGTAGCCGCTGATCAGGGCGGGGGCGATGGAGAGGCCGACCAGCAGTCCGAGTCCGGCCAGCAACGGCACGGAGTGCACGGCCCACAGGCCCGAGGCGGTCAGCGTCAGCGCCGTGTATCCGGCGATGAGCCGGCGCCGCGGCCCGGTCTTCCAGGCGATGGCTCCGCAGGCGATGCCGGCCAGCATGTTGCCGGCCGCGAAGATCCCGTACATCAGGCCGTTCGCACCGGGGCTGCCGATCTCCTCGGCGAAGGCGGCCAGGGAGACCTGCATGCCGCCGAAGACCGCGCCGATCCCGACGAAGGCCACCGCGAGGACGCGTACGCCGGGAACGGACAGCGCGGAGGCGTGCCGCGGGGAGCCGTTGGCCGAGGGGGTGCGCACCGACGGCTGGGTGGCGCGCTGCGCGGCGAAGAGCAGACCGCCGGCCAGGGTCAGCGCGGCTTCGGTGATCAGCCCGGCCGCCGGGTGCACTCCGGTGCACAGCGCGGTGGCGAGGACGGGGCCGATGACGAACGTGAACTCGTCCGACACCGACTCGAAGGCCGCCGCCGTCGACATCAGCGGCGAGGCCTCACGGCCGGGCGCCGCCCCGAGCACGGCCGCCCAGCGGGCGCGCACCATCGGGCCGATCTGCGGGACGGACGCGCCCGTCGGCACGGCCGCGGCGAACAGCAGCCACATCGGGGCGTCCGCCAGCGCGAGCGCCACCAGGGCCGAGACGGAGGCGGTGTGCACGAGGACGCCGGGCAGCAGCACGGCACGCTGGCCGAAGCGGTCGGCGAGCTTGCCGGTCTGCGGGGCGAACAGGGCCATGGAGACCCCGGTGACGGCGGCGACGGCACCGGCGCTGCCGTAGGAGCCGGTGGTGTGCTGAACCAGCAGGACGATGCCGATGGTCAGCATGGCGAAGGGCTGCCGTGCGGCGAAGCCCGGCAGGAGGAAGGTCCACGCACCCGGGGTGCGCAGCAACTGCCCGTATCCGGGGCGGTCGGAGACCGTGGACGCCACGGTCCATGCCTTTCTGCTGCCTGGTGGCCGTGCTCCCGTGAGGGCGGGCCGGCACAGGGGTGCGGGCCCGGTCAGGAGCTGCCGAGAGCTGTCCTCTTCGCGCGGAACTGCGGTAGATGCCGGGCGCTCGCAGCAGAGGCGGAGGACGCCACGACCGCCATACGGTCGCGCCAGCTCTGCGTCAGGCAGAGTTGGTGGATCAAATAGGTCGATCTGGGTTTCCTTCATGCTACAGGCAAGGGGCCGGTCGCACCTGCGATTGTGTGCGACCTGACCCCCGGTACCTGTGAACGCGCCGCGTTCTCAGTGGTGCGCCTTGGCCTCGTGGTCTTTGGTCCCGTGGTCCTTGGAGCCCTGGTCCTTGGACCCGTGATCCTTGGTCTCGCGGTGCCCGGCCTCGTGGTGCCTGGCCTCCCGCGCCCTGCTGCCGTGCTTCTTGGCCTCGTCCGTCCTGCCGAGGTTCTTCACGGCCTTGAGCGCGCCGGCCACGTTGGGGCCGGTGAGGGGCTCCGCTTCGGCGGCCCTCCCGTTGGTGCCGAGCCAGCCGGCCAGCTTGCCGCCCTCGCCGATCGCGCGCAGCCTGGCCTCCG harbors:
- a CDS encoding peptidase M23 — encoded protein: MRTALKFKAIGVSALAATAAISFATPSFAGTGTNCSATYKTGCISLYYNSEYANGKFSVWDQNIPDLAGYKFGGGSAGSGQAVKNNAASAKFFGTKDTTIGWNYVKIHFNSNYGGPCDMMYRNHGAPKLIATYNENASIVFDYETKCHLF
- a CDS encoding MscL family protein, whose amino-acid sequence is MSEKKKVSLLDGFKAFLMRGNVIDLAIAVVIGAAFTNIVNAIVKGVINPLVGAFGSKDLESYSSCLKGPCVTDPKTGEVTEGIRILWGSVLSATLSFLITAAVVYFLMVLPMAKYLARRAAMQAAKEGVQETMEVSELEVLKEIRDALVAQRSGGSGTSGSGSSSNDGPFGGGLGEDPGSAGRQD
- a CDS encoding S-methyl-5'-thioadenosine phosphorylase encodes the protein MVNAESGTAEIGVIGGSGLYSFLEDVTEVRVETPYGAPSDSVFLGEIGGRRVAFLPRHGRGHHVPPHRINYRANLWALRSVGVRQVLGPCAVGGLRPEYGPGTLLVPDQLVDRTKARVQTFYDGETRADGVVPNVVHLGFADPYCPAGRRAALTAARAKGWEAVDGGTLVVVEGPRFSTRAESRWHAAMGWSVVGMTGHPEAVLARELGLCYTTMTLVTDLDAGAEAGEGVSHEEVLKVFADNVSRLRSVLFEAVAELPAEADRDCACAHALDGIDTGIELP
- a CDS encoding FmdB family transcriptional regulator, yielding MPTYQYQCTECGEGLEAVQKFTDDALTVCPSCDGRLKKVFSAVGIVFKGSGFYRNDSRGSSSSSTPAPAAAKASGSGSSSSSGSDAKSSASSSTSSSGSSSSSTTSSSSSSSSSSSGSSAA
- a CDS encoding MFS transporter; its protein translation is MASTVSDRPGYGQLLRTPGAWTFLLPGFAARQPFAMLTIGIVLLVQHTTGSYGSAGAVAAVTGVSMALFAPQTGKLADRFGQRAVLLPGVLVHTASVSALVALALADAPMWLLFAAAVPTGASVPQIGPMVRARWAAVLGAAPGREASPLMSTAAAFESVSDEFTFVIGPVLATALCTGVHPAAGLITEAALTLAGGLLFAAQRATQPSVRTPSANGSPRHASALSVPGVRVLAVAFVGIGAVFGGMQVSLAAFAEEIGSPGANGLMYGIFAAGNMLAGIACGAIAWKTGPRRRLIAGYTALTLTASGLWAVHSVPLLAGLGLLVGLSIAPALISGYTLVEALVPDSVRTEAFTWLTGAVALGQAGAVTVAGQLADAHGASTGFLVPLVGTVLALVTLVGLRSRLTPRVQGRTVARGIGHRGPVTVD